A genomic region of Streptomyces sp. NBC_00247 contains the following coding sequences:
- the bcp gene encoding thioredoxin-dependent thiol peroxidase, which translates to MSERLQSGDTAPAFTLPDADGKDVSLADHKGRKVIVYFYPKALTPGCTKQACDFTDNIDLLAGAGYDVIGVSPDKPERLAKFREQEHLKVTLVGDPSKEVLAAYGAYGEKQSYGKTVTGVIRSTFVVDEEGLVEHAFYNVRATGHVAKIIKDLKI; encoded by the coding sequence ATGAGCGAGCGACTCCAGTCCGGCGACACCGCCCCCGCCTTCACCCTTCCGGACGCCGACGGCAAGGACGTGTCGCTCGCGGACCACAAGGGCCGCAAGGTGATCGTCTACTTCTACCCCAAGGCCCTTACCCCCGGTTGCACCAAGCAGGCCTGCGACTTCACCGACAACATCGATCTGCTGGCCGGCGCCGGATACGACGTCATCGGCGTCTCGCCCGACAAGCCGGAGCGGCTCGCGAAGTTCCGCGAGCAGGAGCACCTCAAGGTCACCCTGGTCGGCGACCCCTCCAAGGAGGTCCTCGCGGCGTACGGCGCGTACGGCGAGAAGCAGTCGTACGGCAAAACGGTGACGGGCGTCATCCGGTCGACCTTCGTCGTCGACGAGGAGGGCCTGGTCGAGCACGCCTTCTACAACGTCCGGGCCACCGGCCACGTCGCGAAGATCATCAAGGACCTCAAGATCTGA
- a CDS encoding DUF3618 domain-containing protein: MSDTRTPAQIEADIISRREQLAVVLDEIGVRVHPKTIIGDAKAMVAEKVDRTAGRAYVAVNRSVSDVKARFVAEDGSPRLERVVPVALLAVGVVGLLVVSTRRGKNGRRRR; this comes from the coding sequence GTGTCGGATACGAGGACCCCTGCGCAGATCGAGGCGGACATCATCAGCAGGCGCGAGCAGCTGGCTGTGGTCCTCGACGAGATCGGGGTGCGGGTGCACCCGAAGACGATCATCGGTGACGCGAAGGCGATGGTCGCCGAGAAGGTGGACCGGACGGCGGGCCGCGCGTACGTCGCGGTGAATCGTTCGGTCTCGGACGTGAAGGCGCGGTTCGTGGCGGAGGACGGCTCGCCCCGGCTGGAGCGGGTGGTGCCGGTGGCGCTGCTCGCGGTCGGTGTGGTGGGTCTGCTGGTCGTGTCGACGCGGCGCGGGAAGAACGGCCGGCGCCGGAGGTAG